The Shewanella sp. KX20019 genome window below encodes:
- the fieF gene encoding cation efflux pump FieF — MNDTSQYDFWVKLASRAAVATALTLIIIKLAAWMYSGSASMLASLTDSFADALASIVNFIAIRYAIVPADQDHRYGHGKAEPLAALAQSAFILGSAFLLLFHGGERLINPVEVKHATLGVIVSIIAIVLTFALVMLQKRALAATSSTIVEADALHYKSDLFLNAAVLLALVLSQYGWWWADGLFAVLIALFIGQQAIGLAYKSVQSLLDRELDDDTRLKITEIAIADPQVKGIHDLRTRESGKTMFIQFHLELDGSLSLELAHTIAVDTSIRIRHEFSDAEVIIHQDPV, encoded by the coding sequence ATGAATGACACTTCCCAATATGACTTTTGGGTTAAGCTTGCTAGCCGCGCTGCGGTTGCTACAGCCTTAACCCTTATCATTATAAAGTTAGCCGCATGGATGTATTCTGGTTCAGCCAGTATGCTGGCGTCTTTAACAGACTCTTTTGCAGATGCTTTGGCATCTATCGTCAATTTTATTGCTATCCGCTATGCCATCGTACCCGCCGATCAAGATCATCGCTACGGTCATGGTAAAGCTGAGCCGTTAGCTGCACTTGCTCAGTCAGCGTTCATTCTCGGATCTGCATTTCTGCTTTTATTCCATGGTGGTGAGCGGCTCATCAATCCTGTTGAGGTGAAGCATGCCACGCTTGGGGTGATTGTCTCTATTATTGCAATAGTGCTTACCTTTGCCTTGGTTATGCTGCAGAAAAGAGCATTGGCGGCAACCTCCAGCACGATAGTAGAGGCTGATGCGCTGCACTATAAGTCGGACTTGTTCTTGAATGCCGCAGTGTTATTGGCATTGGTGTTATCGCAATATGGATGGTGGTGGGCCGATGGTTTGTTTGCTGTATTGATTGCACTTTTCATTGGTCAGCAAGCCATCGGCTTAGCGTATAAGTCAGTACAATCTTTGTTAGACCGAGAGTTAGATGATGATACCCGACTTAAAATCACCGAGATCGCCATTGCTGATCCGCAGGTTAAGGGGATCCATGATCTAAGAACAAGAGAGTCTGGTAAGACTATGTTTATTCAATTTCATCTAGAGTTAGATGGTTCGCTGAGTTTGGAACTAGCCCATACCATAGCCGTTGATACATCTATTA
- a CDS encoding Spy/CpxP family protein refolding chaperone, whose amino-acid sequence MKKNTLKASLLAIVASTAVFTAAVSMAEEQIEQEKSSYHQMKGERGGHHDKMRKMFRGLDLSDEQKTQVKAILSSHRDEMELNRPSQEERAAQKTQMLEFITADTFNETEVKQALAAKQEDRQQKVVNMMKLQNQVYQLLTPEQQEKFKKRFAKNKHHKR is encoded by the coding sequence ATGAAAAAGAATACTTTGAAAGCAAGTCTGCTGGCCATAGTGGCTAGCACTGCGGTATTTACAGCTGCTGTTAGCATGGCTGAAGAGCAGATTGAGCAAGAAAAATCATCGTATCATCAGATGAAAGGTGAGCGCGGCGGACATCATGATAAAATGCGTAAGATGTTTCGCGGATTAGATCTATCGGATGAACAGAAAACACAAGTAAAAGCGATATTGAGCTCGCACCGTGATGAGATGGAGCTAAATCGTCCATCACAAGAGGAGCGAGCAGCTCAAAAAACTCAGATGCTCGAGTTTATCACTGCAGACACCTTCAATGAGACTGAAGTTAAGCAAGCATTAGCGGCTAAACAGGAAGATCGTCAGCAAAAAGTAGTCAATATGATGAAGCTGCAAAACCAAGTTTATCAACTGCTGACACCAGAGCAGCAAGAAAAATTTAAGAAACGTTTTGCTAAGAACAAACACCACAAAAGATAA
- a CDS encoding response regulator, giving the protein MSRILLIDDDLGLSELLAQLLELEGFELTLAHDGQAGLDLALQHTFDLILLDVMLPKLNGFEVLRALRTKKQTPVLMLTARGDEIDRVVGLEIGADDYLPKPFNDRELVARIRAIIRRTHIQASDNVQTVHSFGDLSLDPARQEVHCQDQLIILTGTEFSLLFELVQNAGELATKEILSEKVLGKKLMPFDRSLDMHLSNLRKKMPERNDGRPRVKTIRGKGYIWLP; this is encoded by the coding sequence ATGAGCCGTATACTGTTGATAGATGATGACTTAGGTCTTTCGGAATTACTAGCACAACTACTAGAACTAGAAGGGTTTGAGCTGACACTAGCCCATGACGGCCAAGCTGGACTCGATCTCGCATTACAGCACACTTTTGATCTTATTTTGCTCGATGTAATGCTGCCTAAACTCAATGGTTTTGAGGTATTACGTGCGTTACGTACCAAGAAACAAACTCCAGTGCTGATGCTAACAGCACGAGGCGATGAGATAGACAGAGTTGTCGGCCTAGAAATTGGCGCAGATGACTACCTCCCCAAGCCATTTAATGATCGCGAGTTAGTCGCGCGTATTCGCGCAATCATCAGACGAACTCATATACAAGCCAGTGATAATGTTCAAACGGTTCACTCCTTTGGCGATCTCAGTTTAGATCCAGCTCGTCAAGAAGTGCATTGCCAAGACCAACTTATCATTCTGACCGGTACTGAATTTAGTCTGCTGTTTGAATTAGTGCAAAATGCAGGTGAACTAGCCACTAAAGAGATACTTAGTGAGAAGGTCCTCGGCAAGAAGCTGATGCCATTTGACCGAAGTTTAGACATGCACCTATCTAACTTACGTAAAAAAATGCCCGAACGTAATGATGGTCGTCCACGCGTTAAAACCATTCGTGGCAAAGGTTATATCTGGTTACCCTAA
- a CDS encoding ATP-binding protein, with the protein MSLRKNPNNIFVKLLLGFWLCSSLIIALIGMMPLLQQNHDQTELPPHLENMLSKLAQRIIDSPQVLQPDSMKRWSRFKEKDGRPVRLYLVDENSNVLNTRKPSRALRRFMLMADEAGKPIKHQFRDELLFGPYEFKVRGKQYALYGRLPEHHPRPWFLFFIDNKIITLSIAILLSGLLCGLFAWHLGKPLRSLKRSADALANGDLSSRVDSATAKRNDEIGQLALAFNGMADSVEDMVKSQQRLISDISHELRTPLTRLKLSLALSRKKGQETQETQRIEYEADQLEQMIAELLELSRVKLNASESKRNLELAEALSQVLDDADFEAQQQNKQLHIDIDESIRVPLYPKPLSRAVENLLRNAIRYAQSQIIIRTSVTDELIKLEIIDDGPGIPDAGDLEAIFKPFYRPQSARDRESGGWGLGLAIAEAAVTAHQGQIAAGNIEPHGLIVTISLPR; encoded by the coding sequence ATGTCATTGAGAAAAAACCCCAACAATATTTTTGTAAAATTGCTACTCGGTTTTTGGCTGTGTAGCTCTTTGATCATCGCCTTAATCGGCATGATGCCGCTACTACAGCAAAACCACGATCAAACAGAGCTCCCTCCTCATCTCGAGAACATGTTGTCAAAGCTGGCACAGAGAATCATTGATTCACCACAAGTACTGCAACCCGATAGTATGAAACGTTGGAGTCGCTTCAAAGAGAAAGATGGTCGCCCAGTGAGGCTCTATCTTGTCGATGAAAATTCAAATGTGCTCAATACCCGTAAACCTTCGCGAGCGCTGCGTCGGTTTATGCTGATGGCAGATGAAGCGGGTAAACCGATAAAACACCAATTTAGAGATGAGCTGTTATTTGGCCCTTATGAATTCAAAGTTAGGGGTAAGCAGTACGCTTTATATGGCCGCTTACCCGAACACCACCCTCGACCTTGGTTTTTATTTTTTATCGACAACAAAATAATCACCTTAAGCATTGCTATCTTATTGTCTGGACTACTTTGTGGATTATTTGCTTGGCATCTCGGCAAGCCACTACGCTCCCTTAAGCGCAGTGCCGACGCTTTAGCCAATGGCGATTTAAGCAGTCGTGTCGACAGTGCTACTGCCAAGCGTAATGATGAAATAGGACAACTTGCACTAGCGTTTAACGGCATGGCTGATTCTGTTGAAGATATGGTTAAAAGCCAGCAGCGGTTAATAAGTGATATATCTCATGAACTGAGAACACCACTAACTCGACTCAAACTGTCGCTAGCCCTTAGCCGTAAAAAAGGTCAAGAAACCCAGGAAACTCAACGAATCGAGTACGAAGCGGATCAGTTGGAACAGATGATTGCCGAGCTGCTAGAACTGTCACGAGTTAAGCTCAATGCCAGCGAGTCTAAGCGCAACTTAGAACTTGCGGAGGCCTTAAGCCAAGTGTTGGACGATGCTGATTTTGAGGCTCAGCAACAAAACAAACAACTACACATCGACATCGATGAATCAATACGGGTGCCACTTTACCCAAAACCACTGTCTAGAGCCGTTGAAAATTTACTGCGTAATGCGATTCGATATGCACAATCACAGATTATCATTCGGACTTCGGTTACTGACGAGTTAATCAAACTTGAAATTATCGATGACGGACCAGGGATCCCTGATGCTGGCGACTTAGAGGCTATATTTAAACCCTTCTATCGTCCGCAATCAGCAAGAGATAGAGAGTCTGGCGGCTGGGGATTAGGTTTAGCGATTGCTGAAGCGGCGGTGACAGCACATCAAGGTCAGATAGCAGCGGGAAATATCGAACCCCATGGACTCATTGTGACGATTAGCCTACCGCGTTAG
- a CDS encoding TetR/AcrR family transcriptional regulator, with protein MSNWQQRERYLTDVAERCLRGHKSFDLRRSHLVEASQISKGTIYNHFPSEADLMVTVATAHFRRRLERAVIDQSLYQDCLTRFLMHHCWSIRDDLLHDRFIISRVMPNPELLEQATEEHRCAFELAYGDYVQWNHQLIKAVGIVEGFNRSELVANYVRGAQINCDDASKHYNDANLYHQFSYALSQLMGHSDKRIPKLSDYKNWLASLEVTASAA; from the coding sequence ATGAGTAATTGGCAACAGCGAGAACGCTACTTAACTGACGTTGCGGAGCGGTGCCTGCGTGGCCATAAAAGTTTTGATCTACGCCGTTCTCATTTGGTTGAAGCGAGTCAGATCTCTAAAGGCACTATCTACAATCATTTTCCAAGCGAAGCGGATTTAATGGTAACGGTGGCTACGGCGCACTTTAGAAGGCGCTTGGAGCGAGCCGTTATCGACCAGAGCCTGTATCAAGACTGTTTAACACGCTTTTTAATGCATCATTGTTGGTCAATTCGTGACGACCTTTTACATGACCGTTTTATTATCTCAAGAGTCATGCCAAACCCTGAACTTCTTGAGCAAGCCACTGAAGAGCATCGTTGTGCTTTCGAGCTAGCGTATGGCGACTATGTTCAATGGAATCATCAGTTAATCAAAGCAGTTGGTATTGTTGAGGGCTTTAATAGATCAGAGCTGGTGGCCAACTATGTACGCGGCGCGCAGATCAACTGTGACGATGCGAGTAAGCACTATAATGATGCTAATTTATACCATCAGTTTAGTTACGCATTGTCACAATTAATGGGCCATTCTGATAAGCGCATCCCCAAGTTGAGCGACTATAAGAACTGGCTTGCGTCATTAGAAGTGACGGCAAGCGCGGCTTAG
- a CDS encoding LysR family transcriptional regulator, producing the protein MLKIELLESFIAVVECGNLSKAADKLCRTQSTISLQIKKLEESVGQPLLLRDNKGVTLTESGKTLLNYAYKMMQLSSQAIDELKDCQNREVMRLGVPTDYINRYLGSCLLEFIREFTCIELVIDTDVSGNLYKRLHNGEFDVIVATHWQAPAAGHGELLFERRFHWVAAKGGNAHKRDSIPMALYPENCPIRAQVFANHQISMRPINVLLSTPSPNALCMAVENDLAIAPIAEFRINDKMEILDPVKHNIPPLPVFNESLYLNPDTQTKATNQLITLIKANVENLATSQ; encoded by the coding sequence ATGCTGAAAATAGAACTTTTGGAAAGCTTTATCGCGGTAGTTGAATGTGGAAATTTGTCTAAAGCAGCGGATAAATTGTGCCGTACACAGTCAACTATAAGCTTACAAATCAAGAAATTAGAAGAAAGTGTCGGCCAGCCGTTGTTATTGAGAGACAACAAAGGCGTCACTCTAACAGAGTCTGGAAAGACGCTACTTAACTACGCTTATAAAATGATGCAGCTCAGCTCTCAAGCGATTGATGAGCTAAAAGATTGTCAAAACCGTGAGGTAATGCGCCTTGGGGTACCAACGGATTACATCAACCGTTATCTCGGTAGCTGCTTGTTGGAGTTTATTCGTGAGTTTACCTGCATCGAGCTAGTGATTGATACAGACGTCAGCGGTAACCTTTATAAGCGGCTTCATAACGGTGAGTTCGATGTGATTGTTGCCACTCACTGGCAAGCTCCCGCAGCAGGTCATGGTGAACTGCTATTTGAACGTCGCTTTCACTGGGTAGCGGCAAAGGGCGGCAATGCCCACAAGCGCGATAGCATACCTATGGCACTCTACCCTGAAAACTGCCCTATTCGGGCCCAGGTCTTTGCCAACCACCAGATATCGATGCGTCCGATCAATGTCCTGCTTTCCACTCCCTCGCCCAATGCTTTGTGTATGGCGGTTGAGAACGATTTAGCGATAGCGCCAATCGCAGAGTTCCGTATCAACGACAAGATGGAAATTCTCGACCCGGTTAAGCACAACATTCCTCCTCTTCCTGTCTTCAATGAGTCTCTATACCTCAATCCTGATACACAAACTAAGGCAACCAATCAATTAATCACTTTGATTAAGGCCAATGTCGAAAATCTGGCGACATCACAATAG